The Myxococcales bacterium DNA segment GCGAGATCGTTTCGTCGAACTCGACCGTGATCGTCTCGCCGGGTCGTTTCGTGGTCACGCGCGTTTCGTTGCGACCTTGGCCGCCGCAAGGGGACATCTTGATGCCGTCCTCGTTGGGTATGCGGGGCGTGGGTGCCAAGAGCTCGATGTGCGCCCGAGCCGCGGACGGCGCCAACCCGCCAAGGCCAGCCAGCCACGCGACGGCGAGGGGCGAAAACAAAAGCCGAATCACGGGCCGGGGCAGGCGGGTCTTGAACTTCATGGCGCAGGCTCCTGCGTGCCGGGGGCAACGCTAACTCGCCTTTATACCACAGGCGCCAGGGCCCTCGGCGCCCCCCCCGTCGGTCGGGTCCGCGCAGCCTCCGCGATCCTCTGCTTTGCCCCGCGCGCCCCCGGCGATATGCTTCCCCCGGAGGACCCGGCCATGGCCATCATCAAGCTCGAGAAACTCCAGTGCGTGAAAACGGAAGATCGCCGCCGCGATCAGACCTATATCGAGGTGAAGAATCACGGCCAGGTTACCCGCGTCTTCGGACCGCGGGCGATGCAGGCCGGAGACGAGGTCCTCCTCGAGGGTCTGAGCTACGAGATGAACGATCTCGTGCTTTACGTCTGGGACGAGGACCATGGACAAGGTGCGCTTTACAACCCGGACGACCGCCTGGGTTTCCATCGCCCGTCCCTGGAGCCGGGAACACGGATCGCGGACTTCACCGAAGACGGCGCCGAGTACCACCTGACCTATACGGTCAGCTGAACCGGCGCGACACCGGGGCCTCATCGAGGGTCGTTTCCTCATGACGGGCGACGCCCTGCGTATGCTTCGGCCCGGCGACAGCCTGGGTCGCTACAGGCTGTTGCGAACCCTCGGGCAAGGCGGCATGGCCAGCGTCTTTTTGGCCCGGGAGGAAGGCCCGCTCGAGCGCCTCGTCGCTTGTAAGGTCCTCCTGCCGCACCTGCGTGAGGACCCCGATTATGTGCGCATGTTCTTGGCCGAGGCGCAGGTCACCGCGGGCATCGCCCACCCCAACGTGGTGGCCGTCTTCGAGGCCGCCGTCGCCGCAGGCGTGCCCTACATCGCCATGGAGCCCCTCGACGGGCTGCCGTTGTCGCAAGTCCTCGAGGCCCAGGGCGCGCTGCCCCTGCCCGTGGCGCTCGCCACGCTCTGGCAGATCGCGGCCGCCCTCGAGGCGGCTCACGGAGCCCGATCGCTCCAGGGAGAATGGCTCGGCTTGGTCCACCGGGACGTGAGCCCACAAAACGTCTTTTTGGGGCGCACGGGCCACGTGAAGCTGCTCGACTTCGGGATCGCCGACTGGAAGGAGCGGCAACGCCTCACACAGACGGGTGAGCTGCGGGGAAAGCTGGCGTACCTGGCTCCCGAACAGATCACGCGGGCAGTCCCGGTGACGGCGCAGGCCGACCTGTGGGCGCTGGGGGTGGTCGCCCACGAGTGCCTGACGGGTGAAAATCCGTTCCGCGCCCAGGACGAGTCCACCACCCTGTGGCGCATCACAACCTTGGCGGTGCCGCCTTCGCGCTCGTTTTTGGCTGCCGGCCCGGTCGAGGTGGCGGCGGCCCTCGACGCCTGCCTGCAACGCGACCCGGGGCTGCGCCCGGACGCCTCGTCTCTGCTCGCAACCCTCGGGCCGGCTCTACCGGCCCCCCCCACACAGCTGGTCCGCCAGTTCATGGCCCAGGTGGCCCCCGCGCCCGCCACACCGGAGGCACTCCCTTCGACACGCACACGCCCGACGAGCGGGACGGCCGCCGAAGGGGTCAGGCCGCAGGGCTCGCAACGCCGGCTCACCCCAGCCGCCTTCCTGGCCCTCGTGGCCTTGCTGGCGCTGGCCGGGACGGCGACCTGGCGACTGTGGCCCTCCCGGGGCCAAACCGCGCAGGCCCCGGCGCCCCCGGCGGAAACCCCCAGGCGCAGGGAGGATCCCCCCCCCACCTCACCGCAGGCCTCTCCTGCACAGGTCCCTCCCGCGCAGACCTTTGCCGACGGCGCCGATGCCGCCATGGCCCCGCTCCCCAAGACACGGCCGCGTCCCCCGCCCCGGCGGCGCGCCCCCACGCCTACGGAAGATCCTCTCGTGGACAACCCCTACACGCCCCCTGCACCGGGGCCACCCCGACCCGGTTTGTGATAGACCTGCGCGCGTGTGGAAACAGGTCCGCGCCCGGCGGCGCCCGTGCAAGGGGCTTACCTGCTTGCTGGCCCTCAGCCTGACGGCCTCACCCCGGCTCTTCGCCGCGGAGCCGGCGACGGAAGCTCGAGCGGCGCGCTTGTTCGACGCCGGGCAGGCGCGCTTTCGCGAGGGGCGTTACGAGGACGCGCTCGAGCTTTTCCGCGAGGCCCTGGGCGTGGTGCCGCACGACGCCGTGTTGTTCAACGTTGCGGTCTGCCTGGAACGACTCGGCCGCCCCGGCGAAGCCTACGAAGCCTACCGAAACGCGGCAGAGAGCCCCACGCTGTCCGAAGCGGCGCGCGCGCGGGCACGCGCCGCCGCAGACCGCCTGGGCCCTCCAGCCGCCCCCCCGCCCCCGCTCGACACGCCACCGGCACGCATGCCCCTCCCTGCTCCCCTACCCGAGCCCCCCACGCCGACGCCCCTCCTTCCTCCGGCCCCCGCGCCCTCCGCCACCCCGCCGTGGCTGGGCCCCGTAGGCTGGACCGGCGCCCTCCTGGGCACGGCGGGTCTGGTCAGCGCCTCCACCGCATGGATTCTCGGTACGAGGAACCTGCGCGCCTTCGACGAGGCCGCCGACTCTGAAGACTGGGATCGTGCCCTCACTCTGGCGGATCGGGCTGACCGGTTCGACCTTTGGTACAAGCTGTCCCTGGCTTCTCTAGCCCTCGGAGCCGCGGCCGTGGTCGCCGACCGCTTTTGGCTCGGAGCGGCCTCAAACGATAAGCTCGCCTGGGACACCCGCGGCGTCGGGATTCGCTTTTAGGGACCTTCCAGAGCTGGCACGCCGCGCGGTCCATGGGACACTAGGAGATGCAGCTGCTGCATCGGCGTCACCGCTTGCCGCACGGGCCCGGAGTGCGCGAGATCGCCTTGAGCGCTGTCAACTACCCGAGGAGACCCAAGGCAGTAACCTGAACTTAACCAGGTGTGTTGTTGGCCCCCGCCTTCGGTCGGGCGGCAGCATGGCTGGACTCATCGCAGCCCGGAGGTCCTTTGATGTCGTTTGGAAAGAGGTCACTCGCGTACCATCGCCTTTGGGGCTCCTTGCTCCTCGTGGCTACGGCTTGTTCGGGGACAGTCCCCGATTCGGATGACGACCGCGACGACGACGGCGAGCAAGGCTCGGGCGGCAACGGCGGCAGCAATGGTGGGTCTGGCCAAGGTGGCGGCAGTGTCGAGACCGACATGCCCCCCCCTATCGTCATCGACACCGGTGACGGCAAGACGTGCTCCGTCAAGCCCGGCCCCGCGCCCCTGCGCCGCC contains these protein-coding regions:
- a CDS encoding protein kinase gives rise to the protein MTGDALRMLRPGDSLGRYRLLRTLGQGGMASVFLAREEGPLERLVACKVLLPHLREDPDYVRMFLAEAQVTAGIAHPNVVAVFEAAVAAGVPYIAMEPLDGLPLSQVLEAQGALPLPVALATLWQIAAALEAAHGARSLQGEWLGLVHRDVSPQNVFLGRTGHVKLLDFGIADWKERQRLTQTGELRGKLAYLAPEQITRAVPVTAQADLWALGVVAHECLTGENPFRAQDESTTLWRITTLAVPPSRSFLAAGPVEVAAALDACLQRDPGLRPDASSLLATLGPALPAPPTQLVRQFMAQVAPAPATPEALPSTRTRPTSGTAAEGVRPQGSQRRLTPAAFLALVALLALAGTATWRLWPSRGQTAQAPAPPAETPRRREDPPPTSPQASPAQVPPAQTFADGADAAMAPLPKTRPRPPPRRRAPTPTEDPLVDNPYTPPAPGPPRPGL